The following are encoded together in the Synchiropus splendidus isolate RoL2022-P1 chromosome 7, RoL_Sspl_1.0, whole genome shotgun sequence genome:
- the anxa1a gene encoding annexin A1a, which yields MSFITEFMKQTVYLGMPDDSVLKNDGTVKAVANFNASADVAALEKAIKAKGVDENTIIEVLVKRSNEQRQQIKRAYEQAEGKPLDAALKKALKGDLEDVVMALLKTPAQYDAELLKMAMKGLGTDEDTLIEVMASRTNREILDIKKAYKEEYKKDLEEDIRSDTSGEFRTALLELCKAGRTEGVCDQLVDSDARTLYEAGEGRKGKDCSAFIEILTSRSAPHLRQVFDRYTKYSKVDVAKAIDLEMKGDIEKCLTAVVKCAGSRPGYFAERLNLAMKGSGTRKHILSRIMVSRSEIDLRKIKEEYKKKFGKTLYQDILDDTKGDYEKILLALCGSEN from the exons ATGTCTTTCATCACAGAGTTCATGAAGCAGACGGTCTATCTGGGCATGCCTGATGACTCA gtCCTGAAGAACGACGGAACAGTGAAGGCAGTTGCTAACTTCAACGCCAGTGCTGATGTTGCTGCTCTTGAAAAGGCCATCAAGGCAAAAG GCGTGGATGAGAACACCATCATTGAAGTTCTGGTGAAGAGAAGCAACGAGCAAAGGCAGCAGATCAAGCGGGCCTACGAGCAGGCGGAGGGCAAG CCTTTGGATGCAGCCCTGAAAAAAGCTCTGAAGGGAGATCTGGAAGATGTTGTAATGGCCCTGCTGAAGACGCCCGCCCAGTACGACGCCGAGCTGCTCAAAATGGCCATGAAG GGCTTAGGCACGGACGAGGACACCTTAATAGAGGTGATGGCCTCTCGTACAAACAGGGAGATTTTGGATATAAAGAAGGCCTACAAGGAAG AGTACAAGAAAGATCTGGAGGAGGACATCAGGTCTGACACCAGTGGAGAGTTCAGGACAGCCCTGCTGGAGCTCTGCAAG GCTGGCAGGACTGAGGGAGTGTGTGATCAGCTGGTGGACAGCGATGCCAGAACTTTGTATGAGGcaggagaaggaaggaagggcaAAGACTGCTCCGCTTTCATTGAGATCCTCACCAGCAGGAGTGCTCCTCACCTGCGTCAAG TGTTCGACCGCTACACAAAGTACAGCAAAGTGGATGTAGCCAAGGCCATTGACCTGGAGATGAAGGGGGATATTGAAAAGTGTCTCACAGCAGTGG TGAAGTGTGCTGGGAGCAGACCCGGCTACTTCGCTGAGAGGCTCAACCTGGCCATGAAG GGCTCTGGAACCCGCAAACACATCTTAAGCCGCATCATGGTGAGCCGCTCTGAAATTGACCTCAGAAAAATCAAGGAGGAGTACAAGAAGAAGTTTGGTAAAACACTTTATCAGGACATTCTG GATGACACTAAAGGAGACTACGAGAAGATTCTCCTCGCTCTCTGTGGGTCAGAGAACTAA